The DNA segment CGGGCTCCGGTGATCCGGAACACCTCGGTGTTGCCGCTCGTGTGCAGCTTCCGCATCACATTCCACCATCCGCCCGCATCGGACTCTCCCCTGCCCGTACCCGTCCGCCCCCGGTCGGGGTCCCGGGCCAGGACACCCTCCACGGTACGCCTCGCCTCCGCCGCCTACGAGACCGGGGCACCTGCCACCTGGAGGAACGCCGCCAGCCGTAACGCGTACGGCGGTACCCGGCATGCGGCGTACCAGGGCCGGACCAAGACTGGGCGTACTGCTCACCCCGAGCCGTACGAGGAGGCAGCCATGGGCTGGTTGTGGGCGATCATCGTGGGATTCGTGCTGGGCCTGATCGCGAAGGCGCTCATCCCCGGCAAGCAGCACAGCCCCCTCTGGCTGACCACCATCTTCGGCATCCTCGGCGCCATCGTCGGCAACGCCGTCGCCCGGGCGTTCGGTGTCGAGGCGACCCGCGGCATCGACTGGAGCAGGCATATCTTCCAGATCGTCGCCGCGGTGATCATCGTGTACCTGGGCGACATGCTGTACATGGCGACGCTGGGCAAGCGGAAGCATCAGACCCGAGCGTGATCATGGCGATGGGGGCGTGATCATGGCGATGGGGCGGCCTCCCTTTCCAGGAGGCCGCCCCATCGCTGTGTGTACGTCCGCTCAGACCCCGGTGACCTCGACCGCCGCCAGGTTTTTCTTCCCGCGCCGCAGCACCAGCCACCGCCCGTGCAGCAGGTCCTCCTTCGCGGGCACCGCGTCCTCGCCGACGACCTTGACGTTGTTCACGTAGGCCCCGCCCTCCTTCACGGTGCGCCGCGCGGCGGACTTGCTGGCCACGAGGCCGACTTCGGCGAGGAGGTCGACGACCGGGCCGAGCTGCTCGACCTGGATGTGCGGCACCTCGGAGAGGGCCGCGGCCAGCGTCCGGTCGTCGAGCTCCGCCAGCTCGCCCTGGCCGAAGAGGGCCTTGGACGCGGCGATCACGGCGGCCGTCTGATCGGCGCCGTGCACCAGCGTCGTCAGCTCCTCGGCCAGTGCACGCTGCCCGGCACGGGCCTGCGGACGCTCCTCGGTCTGCTTCTCCAGCTCCTCCAGCTCCGCACGGGACTTGAAGGACAGGATGCGCATGTAGGTGGAGATGTCCCGGTCGTCCGCGTTCAGCCAGAACTGGTAGAACGCGTACGGCGTCGTCATCTCCGGGTCGAGCCAGATGGCCCCGCCCTCGGTCTTGCCGAACTTGGTGCCGTCCGCCTTGGTCATCAGCGGCGTCGCCAGAGCATGCGCATTGGCGTGCGGCTCCAGCCTGTGGATCAGGTCCAGACCGGCCGTGAGGTTGCCCCACTGGTCGCTGCCGCCCTGCTGGAGCGTGCAGCCGTGCCGCCGGTACAGCTCCAGGAAGTCCATGCCCTGGAGCAGCTGGTAGCTGAACTCCGTGTAGCTGATGCCCTCCTCGGACTGGAGCCGGCGGGCGACCGAGTCCTTGGTCAGCATCTTGTTGACGCGGAAGTGCTTGCCGATGTCCCGCAGGAACTCGATGGCCGACAGGCCGGCCGTCCAGTCCAGGTTGTTGACCATCATTGCGGCGTTGTCGCCCTCGAAGGAGAGGAAGGGCTCGATCTGGGCGCGCAGGCGGTTCACCCAGTTCGCGACCGTCTCCGGGTCGTTCAGCGTGCGTTCGGCCGTCGGGCGCGGGTCGCCGATCTGGCCCGTCGCACCGCCGACCAGCGCCAGCGGGCGCAGGCCCGCCTGCTGGAGGCGGCGCATGGTGAGGACCTGGACCAGGTGGCCGACATGCAGGCTGGCCGCGGTCGGGTCGAAACCGCAATAGAACGTGACGGGACCGTCCGCGAGCGCCTTGCGCAATGCGTCCTCGTCAGTGGACAGGGCGATCACGCCGCGCCACTTCAGCTCGTCGACGATGTCCGTCACGGTTCTCGTGTCTCCTTGATGATCTCGGGCAGTCGGGTGACAGCCGACTACGAGGTTATACGCCCTGACTGACAGAGCTCATGTTGAAATCGGGGATGCGCAGCGCCGGCATCGCGGCCCTGGTGAACCAGTCGCCCCACTCCCTGGGCAGGGTCTTCTCCGTGCGCCCCGCCTCCGTCGCCCGCCCCAGCAGGCCCACCGGCGACTCGTTGAACCGGAAGTTGTTCACCTCGCCCGTCACCTCGCCGTTCTCGACGAGGTACACCCCGTCCCGGGTCAGGCCCGTGAGCAGCAGCGTCGCCGGGTCGACCTCGCGGATGTACCAGAGGCAGGTCAGCAGCAGCCCGCGCTCGGTGTTCGCGACCATCTCCTCGAGCGAGCGGTCCTCGCCGCCGTCCAGGATCAGGTTCTCGATGCCCGGCGCCACCGGCAGACCGGTCAGGCCCGCGCTGTGCCGACTGGTGGTGAGGTGCTTCAGCCGGCCCTCGCTCATCCACTCGGTGGCGGCGAGCGGCAGCCCGTTGTCGAAGACCGACTGGTCGCCCCCGGAGGAGTGCGCGATCAGGAAGGGCGCCGACTCCAGACCCGGCTCGTTCGGGTCGCTGCGCAGCGTCAGCGGCAGCTCGCTCAGCTGCTCGCCGACACGTGTCCTGCCGCCGGGCCTGGAGAACACCGTCCGGCCCTCGGCCGCGTCCCGCCCCGATGCCGACCAGAGCTGGTAGATCAGCAGGTCGGCCACGGCGGTCGGCGGCAGCAGCGTCTCGTACCGGCCCGCCGGCAGCTCCAGGCGCCGCTCGGCCCAGCCGAGGCGTACGGCCAGCTCGGCGTCCAGCGCCGTGGGGTCCACGTCCTTGAAGTCTCGCGTGGAGCGCCCCGCCCACGCCGAGCGGGTGCGGTCCGGGGACTTGGCGTTCAGCTCCAGCGTGCCGTTCGGCTGGTCGTGCCGCAGCCGCAGCCCGGTCGACGTGCCCACGTACGTCGAGACCATCTCGTGGTTGGCGAAGCCGTACAGCTCCCGGCCGCCCGCCCGCGCGCGTGCGAACGCCTCACCGAGCGCCGGGGCGAAGTCGGCGAACACCGTGGACGACGTCTCGGCCGGGGCGTCCGTGAAGTCCGGCGACGCCGGTACGTCCGCCACCAGCGGCTGCGCGTCCTCGGCGGGCCCGGCGCCGCGCGCGGCGGCCTCGGCGGCCCGCACCAGCGGCTCCAGCTCGTCCACCGTCACGGCCGACCGCGACACGACCCCGGAGGCCGTGCCCTCCTTGCCGTCCACCGTCGCGACGACGGTGAGCGTCCGCCCGCGCGTGACGCCGTTCGTGGTCAGCGCGTTGCCGGCCCAGCGCAGATTGGCGGTCGACTGCTCGTCGGCGATCACGACGCACCCGTCGGCCCGGGACAGC comes from the Streptomyces sp. NBC_00443 genome and includes:
- the tyrS gene encoding tyrosine--tRNA ligase produces the protein MTDIVDELKWRGVIALSTDEDALRKALADGPVTFYCGFDPTAASLHVGHLVQVLTMRRLQQAGLRPLALVGGATGQIGDPRPTAERTLNDPETVANWVNRLRAQIEPFLSFEGDNAAMMVNNLDWTAGLSAIEFLRDIGKHFRVNKMLTKDSVARRLQSEEGISYTEFSYQLLQGMDFLELYRRHGCTLQQGGSDQWGNLTAGLDLIHRLEPHANAHALATPLMTKADGTKFGKTEGGAIWLDPEMTTPYAFYQFWLNADDRDISTYMRILSFKSRAELEELEKQTEERPQARAGQRALAEELTTLVHGADQTAAVIAASKALFGQGELAELDDRTLAAALSEVPHIQVEQLGPVVDLLAEVGLVASKSAARRTVKEGGAYVNNVKVVGEDAVPAKEDLLHGRWLVLRRGKKNLAAVEVTGV
- a CDS encoding metallopeptidase TldD-related protein, which gives rise to MSARTNKPHEIVERALELSRADGCVVIADEQSTANLRWAGNALTTNGVTRGRTLTVVATVDGKEGTASGVVSRSAVTVDELEPLVRAAEAAARGAGPAEDAQPLVADVPASPDFTDAPAETSSTVFADFAPALGEAFARARAGGRELYGFANHEMVSTYVGTSTGLRLRHDQPNGTLELNAKSPDRTRSAWAGRSTRDFKDVDPTALDAELAVRLGWAERRLELPAGRYETLLPPTAVADLLIYQLWSASGRDAAEGRTVFSRPGGRTRVGEQLSELPLTLRSDPNEPGLESAPFLIAHSSGGDQSVFDNGLPLAATEWMSEGRLKHLTTSRHSAGLTGLPVAPGIENLILDGGEDRSLEEMVANTERGLLLTCLWYIREVDPATLLLTGLTRDGVYLVENGEVTGEVNNFRFNESPVGLLGRATEAGRTEKTLPREWGDWFTRAAMPALRIPDFNMSSVSQGV
- a CDS encoding GlsB/YeaQ/YmgE family stress response membrane protein, giving the protein MGWLWAIIVGFVLGLIAKALIPGKQHSPLWLTTIFGILGAIVGNAVARAFGVEATRGIDWSRHIFQIVAAVIIVYLGDMLYMATLGKRKHQTRA